The following proteins come from a genomic window of Sphingobium cloacae:
- a CDS encoding YebC/PmpR family DNA-binding transcriptional regulator yields the protein MAGHSKFKNIMHRKGAQDKKRSSMFSKLSREITVAAKMGMPDPDMNPRLRLAVNAAKAQSMPKDNIQRAIDKALGGDMENYEEIRYEGYGPGGVAIIVEALTDNRNRTATNVRTAFSKNGGNLGASGAVSHGFDRMGLITYPASAGDADAIFEAALEAGAEDVSSNDDEHEIWTAMDALHEVAKALEASLGPAESAKLAWRPQTTVEVDESSAATLLKLVDTLEDDDDVQTVWGNYEVPDAVMEKLG from the coding sequence GTGGCCGGCCATTCCAAATTCAAGAACATCATGCATCGCAAGGGCGCGCAGGACAAAAAGCGTTCGTCGATGTTTTCCAAGCTCAGCCGCGAAATCACCGTCGCGGCCAAGATGGGCATGCCCGACCCGGACATGAACCCGCGCCTTCGCCTCGCCGTCAACGCGGCCAAGGCCCAGTCCATGCCCAAGGACAATATCCAGCGCGCCATCGACAAGGCGCTGGGCGGCGACATGGAGAATTATGAGGAAATCCGCTATGAGGGCTATGGCCCCGGCGGCGTGGCGATCATCGTCGAAGCGCTGACGGACAACCGCAACCGCACGGCCACCAATGTCCGCACGGCTTTCTCCAAGAATGGCGGCAACCTCGGCGCATCGGGCGCGGTGAGCCATGGCTTCGACCGCATGGGCCTCATCACCTATCCGGCCAGCGCGGGCGATGCCGACGCGATCTTCGAAGCGGCGCTGGAAGCGGGCGCGGAAGATGTGTCGTCCAATGACGACGAGCATGAAATCTGGACCGCGATGGACGCGCTGCACGAAGTCGCCAAGGCGCTGGAAGCCTCGCTCGGCCCGGCGGAGAGCGCCAAGTTGGCATGGAGGCCCCAGACGACCGTGGAGGTCGACGAAAGCAGTGCTGCGACCCTGCTCAAGCTGGTCGATACGCTGGAAGACGATGACGACGTGCAGACCGTGTGGGGCAATTATGAAGTGCCTGACGCGGTGATGGAGAAGCTGGGCTGA
- the pyk gene encoding pyruvate kinase yields MTRLPPRSRKVRILATLGPASDTPEMIRALFVAGADAFRINMSHGAHEDHAARIAAIRALEKEFGRPTTILGDLQGPKLRVGTFARGLAVLKTGARFTLDRDEKPGDAKRVNLPHPEIYAALVPETRLLLDDGKLVLRVKAVMDDRIETVVEVGGALSNRKGVNVPDVVVPVPALTEKDRRDLSFAIEQGLDWIALSFVQRPEDLAEARRLMGGHGALMAKIEKPAAVQRLEEILELADGVMVARGDLGVELPPQAVPPLQKQIVATARRMGRPVVVATQMLESMIKAPTPTRAEVSDVATAVYDGADAIMLSAETAAGDWPQEAVAMMDSIAHSVERDPGYFARLHFTETRPDGTTADALAEGAGGIVSVVGASAITCYTTSGSTVRRVARERPLVSILALTPRLDTARKLGLTWGVHAVRTKDVGNFEEMVGKARRMALRHAMVEKGGKIVVLAGVPFGTPGSTNVLHVAAIRGDELRGRE; encoded by the coding sequence ATGACACGATTGCCGCCCCGCTCGCGAAAGGTCCGGATTCTCGCCACCCTCGGTCCCGCGAGCGACACGCCGGAGATGATCCGCGCGCTTTTCGTCGCCGGGGCCGACGCTTTCCGCATCAATATGAGCCATGGCGCGCATGAGGATCATGCCGCCCGCATCGCCGCGATCCGCGCGCTGGAAAAGGAGTTCGGACGGCCCACGACGATCCTGGGTGATCTTCAGGGCCCCAAGCTGCGCGTGGGCACCTTCGCGCGGGGGCTGGCTGTCCTGAAAACCGGCGCGCGCTTCACTCTCGACCGCGACGAGAAGCCGGGCGACGCGAAACGCGTGAACCTGCCGCACCCGGAAATCTATGCCGCACTGGTGCCCGAAACGCGTCTGCTGCTGGACGACGGCAAGCTGGTGCTGCGCGTCAAGGCGGTCATGGACGACCGGATCGAAACGGTCGTCGAGGTGGGCGGCGCGCTGTCCAACCGGAAGGGCGTCAATGTGCCGGACGTGGTCGTGCCGGTCCCCGCGCTCACGGAGAAAGACCGCCGCGACCTCAGCTTCGCGATCGAACAGGGGCTCGACTGGATCGCATTGAGTTTCGTCCAGCGGCCGGAGGATCTGGCCGAGGCGCGCCGCCTGATGGGCGGCCATGGCGCGCTGATGGCGAAGATCGAGAAGCCCGCCGCCGTTCAGCGCCTTGAGGAGATATTGGAACTGGCCGATGGCGTGATGGTGGCGCGGGGCGATCTGGGCGTGGAACTGCCGCCGCAGGCCGTGCCGCCGCTGCAAAAGCAGATCGTCGCCACCGCCCGCCGCATGGGCCGCCCGGTCGTGGTCGCGACCCAGATGCTCGAATCGATGATAAAGGCGCCCACGCCCACCCGCGCCGAAGTGTCGGACGTGGCGACGGCGGTCTATGACGGCGCGGACGCGATCATGCTGTCGGCGGAGACGGCGGCGGGCGACTGGCCGCAGGAAGCCGTCGCGATGATGGACAGCATCGCCCACAGCGTCGAGCGCGATCCCGGCTATTTCGCGCGGCTGCATTTCACCGAGACGCGGCCCGACGGCACGACCGCGGACGCGCTGGCGGAGGGTGCGGGAGGCATCGTTTCGGTGGTCGGTGCCAGCGCGATCACCTGTTACACGACCTCTGGCAGCACGGTTCGCCGCGTGGCCCGTGAGCGGCCGCTCGTGTCGATACTGGCGCTGACCCCGCGTCTCGACACGGCGCGGAAGCTGGGCCTCACCTGGGGCGTCCATGCGGTGCGGACCAAGGATGTCGGCAATTTCGAGGAGATGGTCGGCAAGGCGCGCCGCATGGCGCTGCGTCACGCCATGGTGGAGAAGGGCGGCAAGATCGTCGTGCTGGCGGGCGTTCCCTTCGGCACGCCGGGGTCCACCAATGTGCTGCATGTCGCCGCCATTCGCGGGGACGAACTCAGGGGGCGGGAGTAG
- a CDS encoding M14 family metallopeptidase produces MTISISSAFDSGNIRLLSINDTPAGVRAELEIVHDHQSDFYQWFHFRVAGVAGREVELAIVNCARSAYPDGWPGYKARYSEDRENWLLADTEYADGTLTIRLSPDVNAVWFAYFAPYSMERHHDLIAWAACQPGVEHRELGLTLDGQPLDLLTLGEGPKKVWLYARQHPGESMAEWWMEGALERLADEEDAVARLLRSKATFHIVPNMNPDGSRRGHLRTNAAGVNLNREWHEPSMERSPEVFLVRAAMDETGVDFAMDVHGDEAIPAVFLAGFEGIPSITERQVALFHRYRDTLAARTPDFQTKRGYPAAAAGRANLSMSTNQLAEHFGAVAMTLEMPFKDNDDLPDADYGWSPARSMQLGKDCLAVLAEMIDAI; encoded by the coding sequence ATGACCATCTCGATTTCCAGCGCTTTCGATAGCGGCAATATTCGCCTTCTCTCCATTAATGACACTCCGGCAGGCGTTCGCGCCGAGTTGGAGATCGTCCACGATCACCAGAGCGATTTCTATCAATGGTTCCATTTCCGCGTCGCGGGCGTCGCCGGGCGGGAGGTGGAACTGGCGATCGTCAACTGCGCCCGCTCGGCCTATCCCGACGGCTGGCCGGGCTATAAGGCGCGCTATAGCGAGGATCGCGAGAACTGGCTGCTCGCCGATACGGAATATGCGGACGGCACGCTCACCATCCGCCTGTCGCCGGACGTCAATGCCGTCTGGTTCGCCTATTTCGCGCCCTATTCGATGGAGCGCCACCACGACCTGATCGCCTGGGCCGCCTGTCAGCCGGGCGTGGAGCATCGCGAACTGGGACTGACGCTCGACGGCCAGCCGCTCGACCTGCTGACGTTGGGGGAGGGGCCGAAGAAGGTCTGGCTCTATGCCCGCCAGCATCCCGGCGAAAGCATGGCCGAATGGTGGATGGAAGGCGCGCTGGAGCGCCTGGCCGACGAAGAGGATGCCGTCGCCCGCCTGCTGCGGAGCAAGGCGACTTTCCACATCGTCCCCAACATGAATCCGGACGGCAGCCGCCGGGGCCATCTGCGCACCAATGCCGCGGGCGTGAACCTCAACCGCGAATGGCATGAGCCGTCGATGGAACGCAGCCCCGAAGTCTTCCTCGTCCGCGCGGCGATGGACGAAACCGGCGTCGATTTCGCCATGGATGTGCATGGCGACGAAGCCATCCCGGCCGTGTTCCTCGCCGGGTTTGAAGGGATTCCCTCGATCACGGAACGGCAGGTCGCTCTTTTCCACCGCTATCGCGATACGCTGGCGGCGCGGACGCCCGATTTCCAGACGAAGCGCGGCTATCCCGCGGCGGCGGCGGGCCGGGCGAACCTGTCCATGTCCACCAACCAGCTTGCCGAGCATTTCGGCGCGGTGGCGATGACGTTGGAGATGCCGTTCAAGGACAATGACGACCTGCCCGACGCCGATTATGGCTGGTCGCCGGCGCGTTCGATGCAATTGGGCAAGGATTGCCTCGCCGTGCTGGCGGAGATGATCGACGCGATTTGA
- a CDS encoding DUF1244 domain-containing protein: MSDNILNDAVAATAFRRLVTHLQHRTDVQNIDLMGTAGFCRNCLADWIAEADGHLTRDQAREIIHGMPFGEWKDRYQAEATPEQLAKMKESVAKNADSH, from the coding sequence GTGAGCGACAACATACTCAACGATGCGGTGGCCGCAACCGCCTTCCGGCGGCTGGTGACGCATCTTCAGCATCGCACCGACGTGCAGAATATCGACCTGATGGGAACGGCCGGTTTCTGCCGCAACTGCCTTGCCGACTGGATCGCCGAGGCGGACGGTCATCTGACCCGCGATCAGGCGCGGGAGATCATCCACGGCATGCCCTTCGGCGAATGGAAGGACCGCTATCAGGCCGAAGCGACGCCGGAGCAGTTGGCAAAGATGAAGGAGAGTGTGGCGAAGAACGCCGACAGCCATTAG
- a CDS encoding HAD family hydrolase, translated as MAEVAAVIFDVGNVLFHWNPRILYERLIPDDQALDAFLRDVVTAEWHFQHDAGRPFAETSAELIARHPEHGALIRLWGERFIDSVTPVVDGMAEVVADLHDAGVPLFALTNFSAEFWERFHAREAAFFAPFRDIVVSGAEKLVKPDAAIFRLALERFEIAAGTTLFIDDRAENVAGAQALGMRGHLFRDAKMLRKELAMLGLLAPTPAP; from the coding sequence ATGGCGGAGGTCGCCGCCGTCATTTTCGACGTCGGCAATGTCCTCTTTCACTGGAATCCCAGGATTCTCTACGAGCGCCTGATCCCCGACGATCAGGCGCTCGATGCGTTTCTGCGCGATGTCGTGACGGCGGAATGGCATTTCCAGCATGATGCGGGCCGCCCCTTCGCCGAAACCAGCGCGGAGCTGATCGCCCGGCACCCGGAGCATGGGGCGCTGATTCGCCTGTGGGGCGAACGTTTCATCGACAGCGTGACGCCAGTAGTGGACGGCATGGCGGAGGTCGTCGCGGATTTGCATGACGCGGGCGTGCCGCTCTTCGCCCTCACCAATTTCAGCGCGGAGTTCTGGGAGCGTTTCCATGCGCGGGAGGCGGCCTTCTTCGCGCCGTTCCGCGACATTGTGGTGTCCGGCGCGGAAAAGCTGGTGAAGCCGGATGCGGCGATCTTCCGCCTCGCGCTGGAGCGATTCGAGATAGCCGCCGGCACGACCCTCTTCATCGACGACCGTGCGGAGAATGTGGCGGGCGCGCAGGCTCTGGGGATGCGCGGCCATCTGTTCCGCGATGCGAAAATGCTGCGGAAAGAATTGGCTATGCTGGGATTGCTCGCGCCTACTCCCGCCCCCTGA
- the ruvC gene encoding crossover junction endodeoxyribonuclease RuvC, giving the protein MILLGLDPGLGTTGWGLISADGNRLTHVANGQIKTDSELPLPTRLMALDMALSDLILEHRPDGAAVEEVFVNVNPQSTLKLGQARGVILLAAARSGMVVGEYAARLVKKSVVGVGNASKDQVHAMVARLLPGAKIAGADAADALAVAITHAHHLASARRIPAR; this is encoded by the coding sequence ATGATCCTGCTCGGCCTCGACCCCGGTCTGGGCACGACGGGCTGGGGCCTGATTTCGGCGGACGGCAACCGCCTCACCCATGTCGCCAATGGGCAGATCAAGACCGATTCCGAACTGCCGCTGCCGACTCGGCTGATGGCGCTGGACATGGCGCTGAGCGACCTGATCCTGGAGCATCGGCCCGATGGCGCGGCGGTCGAGGAGGTGTTCGTCAACGTCAATCCGCAATCGACCCTGAAACTGGGACAGGCGCGCGGCGTCATCCTGCTGGCGGCGGCGCGATCGGGCATGGTGGTGGGGGAATATGCCGCGCGGCTGGTGAAGAAATCGGTCGTCGGCGTGGGCAATGCATCCAAGGACCAGGTGCACGCCATGGTCGCGCGACTGCTGCCGGGCGCGAAGATCGCGGGCGCGGATGCCGCCGACGCGCTCGCCGTCGCTATCACCCACGCCCATCACCTCGCCAGTGCACGGCGCATACCGGCGCGCTAG
- the ykgO gene encoding type B 50S ribosomal protein L36 encodes MKIRNSLKSLKGRHRDNRVIRRRGRTYVINKTNRRFKARQG; translated from the coding sequence ATGAAGATCCGCAATTCGCTCAAGTCGCTCAAGGGCCGTCACCGGGACAACCGCGTGATCCGTCGTCGCGGCCGCACCTATGTCATCAACAAGACCAATCGCCGCTTCAAGGCGCGCCAGGGCTGA
- a CDS encoding DUF2312 domain-containing protein: MSDGNVAAEQLRLFIERIERLEEEKKGIGDDIKDVYLEAKANGYDVKTMRAIVRLRKMERNARMEAEALLETYKNALGIE, translated from the coding sequence ATGAGCGATGGCAATGTCGCCGCCGAACAGCTACGCCTCTTCATCGAACGCATCGAGCGCCTGGAAGAGGAAAAGAAGGGCATCGGCGACGACATCAAGGACGTCTATCTGGAGGCCAAGGCCAACGGCTATGACGTGAAGACGATGCGGGCGATCGTCCGCCTCCGCAAGATGGAACGCAACGCCCGCATGGAAGCCGAAGCGCTGCTGGAAACCTACAAGAACGCGCTGGGAATCGAATAA
- a CDS encoding heavy metal-binding domain-containing protein gives MTEIVVSTTSRLEGRPAKEYLGIVTGEVIVGANLFRDLFASVRDIVGGRSGAYEDVLQRAREQAIGEMRMRAASLGANAVVGVDLDYEVLGSNGSMLMVSASGTAILV, from the coding sequence ATGACCGAGATCGTCGTCAGCACCACCAGCCGCCTGGAAGGGCGGCCGGCGAAGGAATATCTCGGCATCGTCACCGGCGAGGTGATCGTGGGCGCGAACCTCTTCCGCGACCTGTTCGCCAGCGTGCGCGATATCGTCGGCGGGCGGTCGGGCGCCTATGAGGACGTGCTCCAGCGCGCCCGCGAGCAGGCGATCGGCGAAATGCGGATGCGGGCAGCTTCGCTGGGCGCGAACGCGGTGGTCGGCGTCGACCTCGATTATGAGGTGCTGGGGTCGAACGGGTCGATGCTGATGGTGTCGGCCTCGGGCACGGCGATACTCGTCTGA